The stretch of DNA AAACGATCAGAAGCATTGGAAGCGACGAGGTCTCTGAGATCCTGAATGCAATGACTCCGGATGACAGAACTGCCCTTTTTGAAGACTTTCCGGATGAGCTTATCAAATACTCTATCAATCATCTTAATCCACAGGAAAGAAGGATTGCCTTAAAACTTTTAGGGTATCATTCTGACTCCATTGCGCGTCTGATGACACCTTATTATATCCAGATCCGTAAGGAATGGACTGTAAAAAAGTGTTTACAGCAGATCAAAAAGGTGGGAAAAAGGGTTGAAACTATGAACCACCTCTATGTTGTAGATGAAAGAAATCGTTTAATTGATGACTTAGCCCTGGGTAGTTTATTATTGGCTGAAGAGGATACACTAGTATCCGATCTTACAGATAATCATTTTGTGGCTATTACTACCATGACCTCAAAAGAAGACGCGGTTACTTATTTTGAAAAATATGACAGGACTGCACTTCCCATCATCACAGAATCCGGGGTTCTGGTAGGGATTGTAACTATTGATGATATCTTAGACCAGATTGAACAACAAAACACAGAAGACATTCAGAAGTTCGGGGGTCTTGAAGCCCTAGACCTTCCCTACACACAAACTTCTTTTATCGAAATGGTAAAAAAGAGAGGAATGTGGCTTATTATATTATTCTTTTCCGAAATGCTTACGGCATCAGCTATGGGATATTTCGAAGATGAAATTCAAAAAGCTGTTGTACTGGCCTTATTTGTTCCTCTTATCATTTCCAGTGGTGGAAATTCAGGTTCACAGGCTGCTACCCTTATTATCAGAGCTATGGCACTTCAGGAAATCGGACTAAAAGACTGGTGGTATGTGATGAAAAAAGAAATTTTCACAGGCTTATTCCTCGGTGGCATTTTGGGAATCATCGGTTTCTTAAGAATCATGATATGGCATGAAGCCGGCTTTTTCAGTTATGGTGCTCATTGGGTATTTGTAGGCTTAAGTGTTGCCGTTTCCTTGGTATTGATCGTTCTTTGGGGAACTCTTTCCGGATCTATGGTTCCGTTTATTCTAAAAAGCTTTAAACTCGATCCTGCTACATCATCCGCACCTTTTGTTGCTACCTTGGTAGACGTGACGGGATTAATTATTTATTTTTCCGTAGCCGGACTTTTCTTAACCGGTAAACTTTTGTAATTTTAGACAAAGTCTAACAATGAAAGTTATTTCTCTGGTACCCTCTATTACGGAGGCACTATTTGATTTGGGTTTAACTGAGAATGAAATTATTGGAAGAACAAAATTTTGCATTCATCCCAAAGAAAAAGTCAAGAACATTCCCATTATCGGTGGGACAAAAAATCTGAATATTGATAAAATCAAAAGTTTACAACCTGATTTAATCCTTGCGAACAAAGAGGAGAATATCAAAGAACAGGTAGAAGCCCTGATGGAAGATTTCAAAGTAGTAGTAACTCATGTCGAGACTATTGAAGACAACTACTATTTAATGAAAAACTTAGGGAATATATTTCATCAAGAGGAAAAAGCACAGGCCTATAATCTAAAAATTTACGAAGTTTTACATCAGGCTAAAATAAAATCCAAAGTAAAAGCAGCTTACCTTATCTGGAAAAATCCTTATATGACAGTCGGTTCAGATACATTTATCCATCATATTTTAGCAGAAATAGGATTTGAAAACAGTTTTAAAGACAAGACCCGCTATCCTGAAGTGAATATTGAAGATCTTGCTGATACAGATCTTATTATGCTATCTTCAGAGCCTTTTCCATTTAAAGAAAAACATATTGCTGAGTTAAAAGAGCATTATCCTGATAAGAAAATTATGATTGTAGACGGTGAAGCGTTTTCATGGTATGGAAGCCATATTGCAAAGTGCGAAAACTACTTTAAAGAATTAGTAAGTGAGATAGATTCTCTTTGATTTTTAGGTCCCTTTTCTCTCGCAGATTTCTATTAAAAGTATTTATCCGACCCATCAGGTTACAAGCATTGAGCTTCCGAAAAATAAAAAACTCCGGTTTGAATACCGGAGTTATATTTTTTAGATTTCAGATGATTACAAAATCTTGGAAACTTCATTACAAAGCCATTCCAATAACTCCCGATCTTCAGCCGTAAACGGATCTATCTGGTGGGAATCGATATCGATCTGACCAACATTTTCGCCATTCTTAATAATGGGAACTACAATTTCCGCTTTGGTATCAATTGAGCAGCTTAAATAGTTGCTTTCCTGTTTAACGTCAGGCACTACAAAAGTTTCGTTAGAAACAGCAACCTGACCACAAATTCCTTTCCCAAAAGGGATGATGGTATGATCTGTTTCAGCACCTACGTAAGGGCCTAAAATAAGTTCTTCTTTATCTCCATTCTTAAAATAGAAACCTGTCCAGTTGAAATAAGAAATTTCCTGATCCAACAAATGACAAACTTTTTGAAGCTTTTCTTCTGTATTATGTTTCGGGCTTTCAAGAATAGAAGAAAGCCTTTTCTTTAATTCTGACATTATATTATTGTTTTAAGAGAATTGTTTTAGCGAAAGCTCTTCTTTATATCCAAACATTCCGCGTTCTTTGATCATTTCTGCAACACCTTCCGGAACCTGTGTTTCCCAACCTTTGATGCTGCATGCTATTTTTCTTAAGATCTCTCTGGAGTAAATTTCCAAGAACTCAGGATTGTAGTTTTTAATATCCACAATACGATTGTTCAGCTTAAAATACTTATAAAGTTCTTTTAAATTTTCTTCCACTTTAAGATTTGATGAATCTAACAATTCATGGTTTTCAGGATCCTTGTAAGGATAAAGATAAACTCTCATTCCGTTACGGAAGAATTTTCCAAACGCTTCAAGAATTCCACCTGACAGGTTTTTATAATACTTTTCATCGAATACCATTAAAAGATTATTTACTCCCATGGCTACCCCAATATTCCCTGAAGTATATGAAGCAAAATAATCGATCAATCGATAATATTCTGAGAAGTTAGATACAATTACGGTATACCCTAATTTACCCAGGATATCAACTCTATCCATAAAATCCCTTTCATCAATATCACCGTCCGCTCTAAGATTTGAAATAGTAATCTCTATCAGAATTTCAGTTTCATCCTGAGTACAAGCTGCATCCTTCATAAACATATCAATACCATTTTGAAGCATGTCAATATTTACTTTAGTTACCGGTCTGAAGCTTCCCCGTACTGCAAAAATATTTTTCTTATATAAAATATCAGCCGGCAGCATATTGTTTCCTTCCGAATTGAAAATCACCGCATCAGTCATATTATTTTTAACCAATTGCAGAGACATCAATCGGTTATCCACATAAGCAAATGCAGGACCACTGAAATCAATCATATCGATTTCAAGATTATCAGTAGCTACATCATCGTATAAGGATTCTATTAATGTTCTCGGATTGTCGTAGTAAGTAAAAGCGCCAAAAATAAGGTTTACCCCCAGGTTACCCAATGTTTCCTGCTGTAATGTAGCATCGTTTTCTTTGAATTTTACATGAATTACAATTTCGTTGTAATCTTCATTTTCTTTAACCTGAAAACGGATTCCTACCCAGCCATGGCCTTTAAGCGTTTTGTCGAAATTAATCGTCGTTACTGTATTGGCATACGAAAAAAACTTTCTGTTAGGATTATTCTCTCTGGAAATTCTTTCTTCAATCAACGCTACCTCATAACGGAGCATCTTACGAAGTCTGTTTTGAGTAACATATCTGTTTTTCACCTCTTTTCCATAGATCGCATCACTAAAATCTTTGTCATAAGCAGACATTGCTTTGGCAATTGTACCGGAAGCCCCTCCTGCTCTAAAAAAATGCCGAACAGTCTCCTGCCCTGCTCCAATTTCTGCGAAAGTACCATAAATAGTAGGATCTAGATTAATTGTTAATGCTTTTTGTTTAGGAGTTAGTTTCTGATACATTAGGACATTAAATTTTTTGTAAATTTACCAAAATAATACCAACCTCAAAACAAATGAAGTTGAAATTTTTAGGAACTGGTACTTCCCAGGGTGTACCCGTTATTGGCTGTACATGTGAGGTCTGTACTTCGGATAATCCAAAAGACAACCGCTTACGATCTTCTGTAATGATTACCACGGAAGAAAATAAAAAAATACTGATTGACTGTGGCCCTGACTTCAGGCAGCAAATGCTGGTCAATCACGAGAATACAGTAGATATAGCCCTTATCACTCATGAACATAACGACCATATTATTGGTCTCGATGACATGCGCCCGCTTATTTTTAAAACCGGAAAAAATGTACCGCTCTACTCCAATCAAAGAGTAGGAAACGAGATTAAAAAACGTTTTCCTTATGCTTTTGCCAATGTAAGGTACCCGGGTGCTCCCGCTTTTGACCTGCATGAAATTGAAAATGTTCCTTTTCATGTTTTGGATACAGAAATTACTCCAATCGAAGTAATGCACCACCAGATTATGATCTTTGGTTATAAGTTTAAAAAACTGGCCTATATCACAGATGCTAGTTTTATTCCTGAAAAAGAAAAAGAAAAATTAAAGGATCTGGATGTCCTCATCCTTAATGCCATCAGAAAGTTCGACCCTCATCCGGCCCATTTTATTCTTCCGGATGTTATTAAACTTCAGGAAGAACTAAAACCTAAACAATTATTTTTAACCCATATCAGCCATCATTTTGGATTGCATGATGTTGAAGATAAATTACTTCCACCAGGAATGCACCTTGCCTACGATGGTTTGGAAATAAATTTTTAAATAAAAGTTCAAAAAAAGTTTTTAAACTTTCAGAAAAAGTTTCTATATTTGCACACCAATTTAAAGCAAGCCCAGTTGGCGGAATTGGTAGACGCGCTAGACTCAAACTCTAGTATCGAAAGATGTGCCGGTTCGATTCCGGCACTGGGTACAAGACCGGAAAAAGGTGATTATTCACTTTCTTTCCGGTTTTTTTTAGCTCCTCAACTTATTTTAATCTGGTAGATATTAGGAAATATAATGCTTTTACATTGAGTACTTAATATATCCCCCTCCATTTTATTTTAAAATTTATTACAGATCATAAGTAACTGTGGTATAATACAAACCTCCTATGGCAGGTCCTCCTAAAAATGAATTATAATAGGTATTAGTCAGGTTTGTTGCGCCAATTTTTATCCCCATTTTTGACTGAATGAGTTCATAACTTATTTGAGCATCAAGCGTTCCGTAAGATTTCACATTACCATTCACTAAAAAAGATCTCCAATAGAAACTACTCTGACGTCTGTAAGAAATGTTAAAGCCAAAACCCTGGATTAGATTTTCTCCTGAAAAAGAAATGTTCCCCATCCACTCAGGTGTGTTAAAACCATCTTCAAAACCATCATTATTTTCAGTACGGCTTAGCTTAGCGTAGGATACATTTCCGCTGAAAGTATAATGATTCCAAAACTGGTAAGACAACCCCAGACTGGCTCCAAAATTATAAACCTGGCTTTGTGAGTTGGTATACATCCTGTAACGGCTCTGCTTACTTCTGTCATTAAGATATGCTGGGATTAATGATGGATCAGTTGTATTAGGCACATTCATTTCGACCTGTGCTATAAAGTTATCGTATTTATTAAAATAAAAATCAGCATCCAGCTTCAAACTTTGCTTCAGGAAAATTCCCTTATATCCTACTTCAAAAGAGTTGATATTTTCCGGTTTTAGATAAGTATATGTATTTTTAACGAGAAGAGATTTTCGTTTTTCTATAGCATCAGAAAGTGGCGTTCCATTATTAAAATCATTAGTCACTGCTGCCTGAAAACTATCAATAGAACTTCGTAGGTATGCATTCTCAAAAACACCGTTTGACATAATCTTTAGTCCGCCTACTCTTTTTACCCCTCCACTGTTTACATTAGAAAAAGCTTCGAAAATACTTGGAAATCGGGATCCGCTCTGAAAAGACATTCTTATACTTTGTTCTTTAGTGGGAGTTACAACTGCGGTAATCCTTGGATTATATTTTATATCAAAATAATCATTCTTATCTGCTCTTAGTGTTGCTGATAACTTTAGTAAACCGTGAAACAAATTTTTACCAGCCTGTACAAAACCTCCGGTTTTGCCATAACTAAACGAATCAAAAGATTTGCCTTCAGCAGGGTTGATAAAATAGTTACCGTCAGGATTAATCAGGTAGGATTGATAATCTGCACCCACCAGCAAATCTAATCCTGTATTTTCTCTAAAGTCAGTTCCTAACATAGCGCTAACATCTAACTGTCCTTCAGCATGTAACAGCTTATCTCTGACGCGTAGAGCAGCTCCTTCATCCCAATTATTTATATCCGCAAGTCGGCTAACTTCATTCTTAAATAATGCAGTTCCAGGCTGTAATCTTCCATTATCAGCTACAGCCCGTGCCTGATTGAGTGCCTGCACAATGCTCATACTAGGATTGGCTATTGCACTGTTAAAAGCTGCTGAATAATCAGCATACCAAGTATTATCCGACTTGAAACTTCGATCAAGATTCTCAGCTGCAGATCGAAGGTTAAATGATTTACCTGTATTCTCGCTGGTCAAAAAAGCCTTGATCTGAAAAATATCATTTTTAAGTTCAACTGCATGTTGTTGAAGCAGATAATCTTTAAGTGCAAAACGGTTAGCCCTTTGATAAATATTATCCAAATTTGCAAAGCGGTAGGTATATGCCAACATAGTTTTAGGTCTTATTTTATAGTATAAACCAATATCCGCTTTAATATTTTGTATGTTGTAATCCGTAATATCCTTTTCGCTATATCCCGTACGGGCTACCACGTAACGTCTGCCATCAAGTGTAAGCGTACGACGGTTAGACGATTCATTTCCATAACCATTTACAGGATCATAAGCTGGATTATCAGGCCCTCCCGGAATACCCAGGTTTGCATTCGCAGCAGCATTCAAATCCGTGCGATCATCAGCTATCCAGTCTGAACCTTTTGAGAAAGTACCATTCAATTTAAAAGCAAAACGATCAGATACTTTTTCGGCAATCCGAATACTGTTTTCCGTGAATAGAGTGATATTCGACTGATTGCCATCTACATGATTAACCCCTGTTTTTTGCTGTACTGTTATCCCACGATGGACAAAAGGATCTTTCGTAATAAAATTGGCAAGGCCGTTTACTGAATTCAGCCCATAAAGTGCTGATGCTGTACCCGGAATAATTTCAACTCTTTCAATATCCAGATCACTGGGTCCCATCGCGTTTCCGATAGGAGCTCCAATATGAGGTGCCTGATTATCAAAGCCGTCCACCAATTGAGTAAATCTGACATTAGTTGTATTGGCAAAACCACGCGTATTAATTATTTTGAAACCTAAACTTGGAACTAACATCTGCACTCCTTTCACATTTTCGAGTGCATCAAAAAATGAAGGTGAGGCACTTTTCTTAAAATACAAGCTATTAACAGACTCGATACTTACCGGAGACCTCATAATGCTTTCTGATATACGCGAAGCAGATATGACAACCTCATCTAACGTTTGAATTTTGATCGTATCACCTGCAGGTTTCTTCTGTGCGCGTACTATACATGCACCAAAGCACATGAAGAAAAGAGGTAAAGAAGTTGATAAAATTATCTTCATAAAATTCTAAACATAATTAATGATGTAACAAATACCATGATATCAACGGTTTTTCACATTAAAAGCAATTTATTCTACCATTCAATTTAACAGTCTGATTTGAGAGGGTTTCCTTGAACACAATAGTTTTACCAGCAATCACCTTTTATTAAAGTCTATTGTCATTTACAAAATTACATATCCAATTTCAGAATCTCATCATGGATTACTGTTTCGAATAGTGATTTAATTATAATCTTTTCAAGTACTAAACCATAAATGAAATCATATAGATATAAATGTCATCTGCTTTTACGCTATTTCTTCTTTGCACTGGACAAATAATAATGCCACAGCATCATAGAGGCTACCGATCGAAAGGGCTTCCATTGTTCGCTTACTTCAAGTATTTCCTCTCTTGAGATTTTTGGTGGAAGCTGTTTCAAACGTTTTAAGGCATTGACAGCAGCAAGGTCTCCGATGGGAAAGATATCTGTTCGCTGAAGGGTAAACATCAGATACACATCAACTGTCCAATTCCCAATTCCTTTCAGGCTCACCAATGTTTTACGGGCCTCATCATTGGACATTCCTGATAACTCCTTAAGGTTGATCTCATCATTTGTTATTGCCTCTGCTAAGCCTCTGATATAAATCGTTTTTTGACGGCTTACGTAACATGCTCTCATCTCTTCATCAGTAAGCTTTAAAATATTTTCAGGAGTAATCTCTCTTACTTTTTCTTTTAGCTTATTTAAAGCAGCTAAAGCAGAGGCCAGCGAAACTTGCTGTTCTAAAATAATATGAACAAGTGTTTCAAAAGTGTTTTCACGCGTCCACATCGGCGGATAACCATGGTTGTCTAAAATTCCTTTTAAATCCTGATCCTGTCCGGCTAAATACTCACATAGCTTATGGAAATTGTCAAGATTAAAAGTTTTTGTTTCCAATATTGAATTCATAACTCCCTATTTTCATATTAAATTTAAAATAAAGACGGCATTCTAAAACCCTTCTCCAAATCAAGCAAAATCGATTTGTTTTCCAGGCCTCCTGCAAAGCCTACCAATTTTCCGGATGCTCCCACTACTCTATGGCACGGAACAATAATGGATATCGGATTTTTATTCAAAGCTCCGCCAACTGCACG from Chryseobacterium piperi encodes:
- a CDS encoding MBL fold metallo-hydrolase — translated: MKLKFLGTGTSQGVPVIGCTCEVCTSDNPKDNRLRSSVMITTEENKKILIDCGPDFRQQMLVNHENTVDIALITHEHNDHIIGLDDMRPLIFKTGKNVPLYSNQRVGNEIKKRFPYAFANVRYPGAPAFDLHEIENVPFHVLDTEITPIEVMHHQIMIFGYKFKKLAYITDASFIPEKEKEKLKDLDVLILNAIRKFDPHPAHFILPDVIKLQEELKPKQLFLTHISHHFGLHDVEDKLLPPGMHLAYDGLEINF
- a CDS encoding GAF domain-containing protein encodes the protein MSELKKRLSSILESPKHNTEEKLQKVCHLLDQEISYFNWTGFYFKNGDKEELILGPYVGAETDHTIIPFGKGICGQVAVSNETFVVPDVKQESNYLSCSIDTKAEIVVPIIKNGENVGQIDIDSHQIDPFTAEDRELLEWLCNEVSKIL
- the mgtE gene encoding magnesium transporter gives rise to the protein MNYTDELIFNPADIAETLSGLPADERLLAFLKVPKEYKAEVFSHLDPDFQEETIRSIGSDEVSEILNAMTPDDRTALFEDFPDELIKYSINHLNPQERRIALKLLGYHSDSIARLMTPYYIQIRKEWTVKKCLQQIKKVGKRVETMNHLYVVDERNRLIDDLALGSLLLAEEDTLVSDLTDNHFVAITTMTSKEDAVTYFEKYDRTALPIITESGVLVGIVTIDDILDQIEQQNTEDIQKFGGLEALDLPYTQTSFIEMVKKRGMWLIILFFSEMLTASAMGYFEDEIQKAVVLALFVPLIISSGGNSGSQAATLIIRAMALQEIGLKDWWYVMKKEIFTGLFLGGILGIIGFLRIMIWHEAGFFSYGAHWVFVGLSVAVSLVLIVLWGTLSGSMVPFILKSFKLDPATSSAPFVATLVDVTGLIIYFSVAGLFLTGKLL
- a CDS encoding DNA-3-methyladenine glycosylase family protein, producing the protein MNSILETKTFNLDNFHKLCEYLAGQDQDLKGILDNHGYPPMWTRENTFETLVHIILEQQVSLASALAALNKLKEKVREITPENILKLTDEEMRACYVSRQKTIYIRGLAEAITNDEINLKELSGMSNDEARKTLVSLKGIGNWTVDVYLMFTLQRTDIFPIGDLAAVNALKRLKQLPPKISREEILEVSEQWKPFRSVASMMLWHYYLSSAKKK
- a CDS encoding TonB-dependent receptor yields the protein MKIILSTSLPLFFMCFGACIVRAQKKPAGDTIKIQTLDEVVISASRISESIMRSPVSIESVNSLYFKKSASPSFFDALENVKGVQMLVPSLGFKIINTRGFANTTNVRFTQLVDGFDNQAPHIGAPIGNAMGPSDLDIERVEIIPGTASALYGLNSVNGLANFITKDPFVHRGITVQQKTGVNHVDGNQSNITLFTENSIRIAEKVSDRFAFKLNGTFSKGSDWIADDRTDLNAAANANLGIPGGPDNPAYDPVNGYGNESSNRRTLTLDGRRYVVARTGYSEKDITDYNIQNIKADIGLYYKIRPKTMLAYTYRFANLDNIYQRANRFALKDYLLQQHAVELKNDIFQIKAFLTSENTGKSFNLRSAAENLDRSFKSDNTWYADYSAAFNSAIANPSMSIVQALNQARAVADNGRLQPGTALFKNEVSRLADINNWDEGAALRVRDKLLHAEGQLDVSAMLGTDFRENTGLDLLVGADYQSYLINPDGNYFINPAEGKSFDSFSYGKTGGFVQAGKNLFHGLLKLSATLRADKNDYFDIKYNPRITAVVTPTKEQSIRMSFQSGSRFPSIFEAFSNVNSGGVKRVGGLKIMSNGVFENAYLRSSIDSFQAAVTNDFNNGTPLSDAIEKRKSLLVKNTYTYLKPENINSFEVGYKGIFLKQSLKLDADFYFNKYDNFIAQVEMNVPNTTDPSLIPAYLNDRSKQSRYRMYTNSQSQVYNFGASLGLSYQFWNHYTFSGNVSYAKLSRTENNDGFEDGFNTPEWMGNISFSGENLIQGFGFNISYRRQSSFYWRSFLVNGNVKSYGTLDAQISYELIQSKMGIKIGATNLTNTYYNSFLGGPAIGGLYYTTVTYDL
- a CDS encoding ABC transporter substrate-binding protein, producing the protein MKVISLVPSITEALFDLGLTENEIIGRTKFCIHPKEKVKNIPIIGGTKNLNIDKIKSLQPDLILANKEENIKEQVEALMEDFKVVVTHVETIEDNYYLMKNLGNIFHQEEKAQAYNLKIYEVLHQAKIKSKVKAAYLIWKNPYMTVGSDTFIHHILAEIGFENSFKDKTRYPEVNIEDLADTDLIMLSSEPFPFKEKHIAELKEHYPDKKIMIVDGEAFSWYGSHIAKCENYFKELVSEIDSL